CGCCAGCACTTCACCATCGCCTTGAAGGAGAAGCACATCACAGACATGGTGTGCCCTGCCTGTGGCCGCCCTGACCTCACCGATGACACACAGTTGCTCAGTTACTTCTCTACCCTTGACATCCAGGTACTGCAGCCCCTCTAGGACTCAGGTACCCTGAGCTTTGAATAGCAACCCTCCCACCCACCACCTCTGCATCCTGTCCCCAGCTTCGAGAGAGCCTAGAGCCAGATGCCTATGCGTTGTTCCATAAGAAGCTGACCGAGGGTGTGCTGATGCGGGACCCCAAGTTCTTGTGGTGTGCCCAGGTAAGTGGCCTGCCCAGGGGAGCTACTGTGGAGGGACAGGGGATGGTTCCATGTCAGGCCTTTGATAACTTTATGCTCTTGTACTTACAGTGCTCCTTTGGCTTCATATATGAGCGTGAGCAGCTGGAGGCGACTTGTCCCCAGTGTCACCAGACCTTCTGTGTGCGCTGCAAGCGCCAGGTGAGGCACATTCATCCTTTCAGAAATACTTGCTGAGCTACTGCCAGGTACTGTGTTAGACTCAGGGGAGTTTGTATACTGGAGAGCAAAATAGATATGAGCTCTGAGGTCAAAAGAGCTTACAGACTAGTCAGAAAGACTAGGcacaaggagaaagggaagaaagcagagggagggaggaaatcgggagagaaaggaaaggggaggaggaaggaagggaagtaaGCCAGAGGAACTAATTATACATAGGCTTAAGTtctatgaagaaaacaaacaggaaTCTGAGATCAGGGTAACAGAGTGGACCTACTTAGGGTAGAGAGGTCAGACAAGTCTTCTCTAAAATGGTTTAAGCTCAGGcctaaacattaaaaagaagccagcaggccaggcgcggtggctcaagcctgtaatcccagcactttgggaggccgagacgggtggatcacgaggtcagaagatcgagaccatcctggcgaacacggtgaaaccccgtctctactaaaaaatacaaaaaactagccgggcgagatggcgggcgcctgtagtcccagttacttgggaggctgaggcaggagaatggcgtaaacccgggaggcggagcttgcagtgagctgagatccggccactgcactccagcccgggcgacagagcgagactccgtcgcaaaaaaaaaaaagaagccagccaTGCAGAGAGCATTTGGGAGAGAAAGAACAACACATGGAAAGGACCAGAGTCAGAAAAAAGTGTTGTGTGGCTGGAGCCTGGAAAGCAAGGTGGGAGTGGCAGGTGGTCAGAGAGAAGCCAGCTGCCAGGTCTGGAGAGCCCTGGAGGCCAAGTGAGGCAGGTATCCGTCCGCCTTCATTCTGAGAAAAAGCAAGGGTGATACTATCTCATTTATctttcgtttatttatttatttatttttagagacaaggactcactgtcacccaggctggggtcctctggtgcagtcacagctcactatagcctccaactcctggtctcaagtgatccctcgccttagccttccaaagtactgggattacaggcatgagccactatgcccagccacaTTTATCTTTTAAGAAGTATAATatttggctaggcacagtggcttctgcctgtaatcccatcactttgggaggccatggtgggtggatcacttgaggtcgggagttcaagaccagcctgcccaatatggtgaaaccccgtctctactaaaaatacgaaaattagccaggtgtggtggcatgtgcctgtaatcccagctactctggaggctggagcaggagaatcacttgaacccaggaggtggaggctgcagtgaaccgagatcacgccattgcactccagcctgggtgacagagcgagactccatctcaaaaaaaaaaaaaaaaaaaatttcatctgcATCATGTCTGAAACAAAGTGAACACCTGAGACTACCATGGGACCAAAAACACCACCAATACTGTGGAAGCTACCTGACTTACAATTTTGAAGTCCTTTTGACAGCTATGGGGAGAATTGATCCTAGGGGTGCAGGAATGGGAAACAGACTAGTAACCAAGGCAAGCAATTGAGGCAAGGGCTGATAGTGACCTGGAGTAAAGTGGTAGCAGTAGGGATGAAGGAAAAGGGGATAATGTTGAGATGGTCTGTGGGGTGGAAACAAGGCAAAAGGAGTGTGAGGCGgtaggagaaaatgaaagaaccAAGGATGGCCTCTCATTTTTAGATCTGAGCAAATGGTAGGTGGCAGTGACATAAACCAAGCTGGGGACCACTGGATGTGAGTGGAGGGGCTAGGAAGAAGGGCCAGGGGATGGGATAGAGCTCCCACGTGAAGCCTACTTTCCCTCCGGCAGTGGGAGGAGCAGCACCGAGGTCGGAGCTGTGAGGACTTCCAGAACTGGAAACGCATGAATGACCCAGAATACCAGGCCCAGGGCCTAGCAATGTATCTTCAGGAAAACGGCATTGGTAAGGCTGCCCCACTTGGCCTGTTTGCTCAGAAGCCTGTCATTGCCAGCAGCTCTCTTCTTGAGGGCCTTGAGTTGCAGCGGCAGCTCCAGCCCTGACCTCTTGTCCTTTGCAGACTGCCCCAAATGCAAGTTCTCGTATGCCCTGGCCCGAGGAGGCTGCATGCACTTTCACTGTACCCAGTGCCGCCACCAGTTCTGCAGCGGCTGCTACAATGCCTTTTATGCCAAGAATGTGAGCCCAGAGAGTTGGCGAAGGGATGGAAGGGTGGGGGCCTCCATTGGgtttgagaggcagaggccatTGAGGAGTGGCCCCGGGGAAGAGAAGAGGTCAATGGGATGTAAAGCACAACTCTCTATCCCCTTACCCTTTGCTTGCTCCTCCAATGTCTCCATCTCCCCTCACCCATACACCCCTCACGCAGGGGTTCCTGAGAGGCCAGGACCCCAACAGTCTCCAACTTCCTCTCTCCCATCTGGGTTTCTGCCAGAAATGTCCAGACCCTAACTGCAGGGTGAAAAAGTCTCTGCACGGCCACCACCCTCGAGACTGTCTCTTCTACCTACGGGACTGGACTGCTCTCCGGCTTCAGAAGCTGCTACAGGTCAGAGGTGGTCAGGAGAGAAGAAGACTGGGCCCAGGGTGGGCAAGAATGGAAAAGACTTCATGCTAGGAAATGCAACAGGGACTGGCATCAAGGGGAATGTAACACCCATCTGTCTCTCCTCCTCAGGACAATAATGTCATGTTTAATACAGAGCCTCCAGCTGGGGCCCGGGCAGTCCCTGGAGGTGAGTGTTAGGACAAGCCTTTGAGAAGAAGAGATGGTGTGCTGGGTTCCCACTGTATGATGGGTAAAGGGGAGGCTTGGGTCTGGGACCACTTGTTGCACGCCCTTTGGCAAGTTAATTGAGACTCCAGGCCTTGTTTCTTCCGCTGTAAAATAGGGGTAGTATCTACCTTGCAGCTAAGCCACTTTACGTAAGACATCTTTAAAGAACCTGGTACCCAAGAAGGCATTAATACTAATTTTCTTCTCCCATTCCCAAATGATCATAATTCATTAATTAACTCAATGAGTGTTTAATGAGACGTGCTAGTTGCAGGGCACTGTTTTAGATTCTATGAGGGTAACAGAAAGGTGTTACGTGTGGTTCTAACCTCTTTCACTTCCTACAGTGTAGACAGAGGTAAGTCTACAgtccataccaccctgaatgtgACTAATCTTTTCTGATCTTGGAGGCTAAGCAGGTTCGGGCCTAGTTAGTACTTGGATGAGAGATTGGCTGGGAATACCAGGTGCTGtaggctttaaatttttttaaaaaaaaatagaggtggcctgccaggtgcggtggctcatgcctgtaatcccaacactttgggaagccaaggcgggcagatcatgaagtcaggagatggagaccatcctggctaacacagtgaaaccccgtctctactaaaaaatagaaaaaattagccgggcgtggtggcaggtgcctgtagtcccagctgctcaggaggctgaggcaggagaatggcatgaacctgggaggcggagcttgcaatgagccaagatcgcaccactgcactccagcctgggcaacagtgagactcagtctcaaaaaaaaaaaaaaaagaggtggccaagcgcagtggctcatgcctataatcccagcactttgggaggccaaggcaggtggatcacctgaggtcaggagttcaagaccagcctggccaacaaggtgaaaccctgtctgtactaaaaatacaaaaaaaaattagccaggtgtggtggcaagcacctgtaatcccagctacccgggtggccgaggcaggagaatcgcttgaacccggaaggaggcggagattgcagtgagccaagattgcgccattgcactccagtccagcctgggcaacaagggtgtaactccatctcaaaaaacaaacaaacaaaaaaaaaaaaaccagaggtagccaggagtggtggctcacacccgtaatcccagcactttaggaggctaaggcaagaggattacttgagcccaggagtttgagaccagcatgaacaacatagtgagaccctgtctctatttaaaaaaaaaaaagaggtaagacCTTCACAGAATAAGTAAGTTAACTAGTCAAGAGAtaaataacaaccaaaaaaaaaaaagctatctcaAGAGGGTATGTGTTTATGAACCAAAAGCCAGCTTGGATAAAAGTAGGGACAAATTCCTGCCTCTGTATCAGATGGTCTGCCGCTGATGGCACCTCTGAGTACCCACCAGCACCACTGGGAAAGCGGGAGTTGCTGTGCTCAGTCCCTTCCTTGGAGGCTGCCTTCCCTACCTTGTGAGTATCCCAGTTCTGGAGCTTTGTGGTTATTGGCCTCCCAACAGAGGCTCCCTTCTTCCCTCACCTTCAGGTGGCTGCCGAGTAATGGAGCAGAAGGAGGTTCCCAATGGGCTCAGGGATGAAGCTTGTGGCAAGGAAACTCCAGCTGGCTATGCTGGCCTGTGCCAGTGAGTGtcagcaggacatgggcatggtgttgggcggTGGGTAGAAGTGGTGAGGGCATGCCCAGGCAGTAAAGTGGGTCCCTGGGAGCAGTAGGTCTCGCAGTGGGTAGAAGGGAGGAAGCTTTCTGGGCAAGGGCATGGATAGATAGTAGCAGGCAGTGTGGGCACAGGCAGGGGTTGTTAATCTTGTTCGTCCAAGTGTCTCAGAGCCCAGCTATGTTAGACACACTCAGTTAATATTAGTCAACAGAACAAATATTctgctcccttttctccccagGGCACACTACAAAGAGTATCTTGTGAGCCTCATCAATGCCCACTCTCTGGACCCAGCCACCCTGTATGAGGTGGAAGAACTGGAGACGGCCACTGAGCGCTACCTACACGTACGCCCCCAGCCTTTGGCTGGAGAGGATCCCCCTGCCTACCAGGCCCGCTTGTTACAGGTATAGCCTCCACCCAGCCTCACCTCTGACCCCACCCTACAGAATTCACCTGGTGCAGGCTGTGTCTGAGCTCCAGGCTCCTAATATCATTACCTTCTCTCTCCTGCAGAAGCTGACAGAAGAGGTACCCTTGGGACAGAGTATCCCCCGCAGGAGGAAGTAGCTGAGAGTAAGGGTCCCGATGAGGGTCCCATGGCCTACTCCCTCAGGAACAGCTCCAGCACCAATAAAGAGGCATCTTACCACCCAGGCTTCTTGGTGGTCCTTCTTCCTGGTGCCACCATCTAGGGGCACCAGGGAAAGAGTGGGGTGAACAGAGCTTTGCTGAAAAGGGCCCCCTGCAACCTAGTGTCTGACCCTCCCTGGACTCAGGACCAGGAAGGAGCTGACACCCTGGATGGTCAAGGGAGGCCCTCCCCATCCAGCCACCTGGCctgggctccctccctccctgcctcctttcttcctttcatcgAATTCGACTGGTATTTGAAGTCACCCAGTATGTATCAGGTGGGCACTGTAGGGGAACACAGATGCACAGGTGTACACAGCAATCCAGAGGTCCCAAGCCTGACTCCAGGAAACTGGCCTCCCTGGGGAAGCCGCAGTGTCACCCAGAGAAGGTCAGATACAAGCAAGAGTatctgagggaggaaggggaatgAGCCAGGATGGAGCTGAGCCGGTAGAGCAGGGCCCCCCTGCTGCCACAGTGGCATCCTGATAGTGAGATGCTTAGATGCTGCTGCCCCCTGGTGGCCACCAGTTCCCTGCAACTCTGAGACCACGTGATTTCTGGGAAAAGGCCCTCCCTGGAGGAGAACCGAAACTTAGGGTGGGGACTGTAGAAAGGGGTGGAGAGATCAGCCGCCCAGCCAGGAGTTAAGCTGAGGTCGTCTGAGCCCTGCAACAGCCTGGACAGCAACTCAGGTAAGATCAGCCAAGAATGGGAGTGAGCCTGGGATCTAGGGCTAGAAAGTCCAGCCAGATTGGGGGTAGGGGGTTCTAGGGGTCCCTCTGTTAGACTGCGGGATAGACAGAAGATCTCTAAGTCAGGAAGTGGGAGATTCAGCCTGAGAATGAGACTGACAAAGGCCAGCACCTCAGACTCTTGTAGGCAAAGGTCAGAAGGACCTACTGCTGGATTGTTCAGGGAAGAAGGCTCATTGCCCCAGCCTCAGTGGACCATTTGTTTCCTTGCCGTCTGGCCCTGCCCACTTGTGCTGCagctccacccccacccctgcttcCTGCCCCACCTACTCCTGGGGATGGCAGAGGGGTGGGGGTCAGAGGCTAGGTGGTGTAGGCTGTGGGGCAGTGGGTGAAGGGCCTGATGCATCTCAGCAGAGCCTGCCTCTGCTGATGCTCGGGAATCTAGACAGGGCCTCTCACCAGGAATGATCACCAAAGGAATTACTTCCTAAACAATACATTTCTGAAAAGTCCTAAAATTAAGACCAATGCCCAAGGTTTCCTTCCAGGTATCACAGCTTAGAATGCTAAAAACAatgtttgggtttttattttgtttttgttttttgtcattgcTAGTGATGGCAGAAAGGAAACAATTCTGTCTCATAGAGTGTTGAAATGTGTCTAGAGCTAAAAGAAAATGGATGGGATCTCTGGGACCTGTTGCCAGAATCTAGTCTCAATGGCCAGGGTCTCAGGAGATGTTCCCTCCCAAAGTGTCAGTTCTGACGCTTCCTGCTCCTCTTATCCCCCAGGATGGCATCAGGCAGGGCACGCTGTACCCGAAAACTCCGGAACTGGGTGGTGGAGCAAGTGGAGAGCGGGCAGTTCCCTGGAGTGTGCTGGGATGATACAACTAAGACCATGTTCCGGATTCCCTGGAAGCATGCAGGCAAGCAGGACTTCCGAGAGGACCAGGATGCTGCCTTCTTCAAGGTGAAAGGGCTTGGAAACCACTGTTCCTCTGCGTGAGGGATGGTGTATACACTGGTACACTCACCCTCGAGCACTTGCGTCTACCTGGGTTTCAGACAAGGGAGAGATTGGAGAGGAAAACTAGCTGCATCATTTGCAGAGTccagtacaaaatgaaaatgtggaggCCTTGTTCAAAAATTCTGGggattttggccaggcgcagtggctcacgcctgttatcccagcactttgggaggccgaggtgggtggatcacgaggtcaagagatcaagaccatcctggccaacatggtgaaaccctgtctctactaaaaatacaaaaattagatgggcctggcggcgcatgcctgtagtcccagctactcaggaggctgaggcaggagaattgcttgaaccagggaggcagaggctgtagtgagccgagatcgtaccactgcactccagcctggcaacagagtgagactctgtctcaaaaaaaaaaaaaaaaattctggggatTTCAAGATGGCAACACAGAGCACAGACCCTGCATGATCCCTTCTGAGCTTAGAGCTGTACGCCCATAAAGCCAGTCCTGTTGGAGGGGCAGCTGGAGCCTGTAACACACTGCCTCTTTTTCCCTTGCTTTCTTTCCTAGGCCTGGGCAATATTTAAGGGAAAGTATAAGGAAGGGGACACAGGAGGCCCCGCTGTCTGGAAGACTCGCCTGCGCTGTGCACTCAACAAGAGTCTTGAATTTGAGGAGGTTCCTAAGAGGGGCCGCATGGATGTTGCTGAGCCCTACAAGGTGTATCGGCTGCTGCCACCAGTAACCTTCTCTGGTGGGTTTCCCCTTGCCCAATCACTCCTAGACTCAGCAGACTGGGGAGGAAGGATAGATGTGCGGGCTTCCCCCAGGCTTCTCATAGCTCTGCCTTGTCCGTGCCCTTGGAGGCTGCTACCCAGGTTTCCCTTCCTAGGCTTGCGCATTCTTCACTGCCTCAGACCTCTCCCTTACCCTCTGTCCCTGCTCAAGACCCTGACCTTTCTGTCTCCCTCAACAATTCCACAGGCCAGCCAGGGACTCAGAAATCACCATCAAAGCAACAGCACAGTTCTGTGTCCtctgagaggaaggaggaagagggtgcCATGCAGAACTGCACACTCAGTCCCTCTGTGCTCCAGGAATCCCTCAATAATGTAAGAGATGGAAAGGGAACTGGGCGGGCCTGAGGGCAGGACAGTAACTAGAGGGAGAGGTGGGCCAATGAAAGACACTGtgtcttgggaggccgaggcgggcagatcacctgaggtcaggagttcgaaaccagccttgaccaacatggtgaaaccctgtctctactaaaaatacaaaaattagctgggtgttgtggcatctgcctgtaatcccagctactcaggaggctgaggcaggagaatcgcttgaacccaggaggcggaggttgcagtgagccgagattgccccattgcactccagcctgggcaacaagaacaaaactctgtctcaaaaaaagaaaaaaaaaaaaaagacactgtgtctgcaggaggaggaggaggccagtGGGGGAGCACTCCATTCAGACATcgggagcagcagcagcagcagccctgaGCCACAGGAAGGTACCACCTGCCCTGCCTCTTGTGTTGTCCCCCATGCCACACCCTCTGGCCCAAGACTCCCCAGTCCCACTCTGAATGACCAGTGCCTTTGCTTCCCTTCCAGGTACAGACACAACTGAGGCCCCCTTTCAAGGGGATCAGAGGTCCCTGGAGTTTCTGCTTCCTCCAGAGCCAGGTACATGGCATTTCTGACTTTCTCCTGTGCCCTGTGCCCCGAGGTCTTCCACCTTTGACTGTGCATGCATTATCTAGTCAGTCAGGGCTTACAGCAAACTGTGCCCACATTACCATAGCCCAAGGCACTGGTTTCTAGGTGGCGAGAATTCCACATGCCTGGCCAGACTCCAAAAAGCTTGCTTCCCAAAAATATCACCCTATACACTCTCCTGGAAATCTACATTGAGACGTTGATTTCATTGGGCCAAACAGAGGCCCAATCTCAAGGGACCTTCTAGTAAACTACAAGCCCCTGGTCATTAAACCCTGAGGCCTCATGGTCAATCACATACTAGCTACTTGCCTGAATGACAGGAAAACCTGAGAAGAAGTCCCCTGGCTGGTGCAGGGAGGGAAGGTGGAGCTATTCccctggggaggggctgctgccaGCCTGCATGCTCCTCCAGCACCAAGTAGGGCTGTTCTATTCCCCAGACTACTCACTGCTGCTCACCTTCATCTACAACGGGCGTGTGGTGGGCGAGGCCCAGGTGCAAAGCCTGGATTGCCGCCTTGTGGCTGAGCCCTCAGGCTCTGAGAGCAGCATGGAGCAGGTGCTGTTCCCCAAGCCTGGCCCACTGGAGCCCACGCAGCGCCTGCTGAGCCAGCTTGAGAGGGGCATCCTGGTGGCCAGCAACCCCCGAGGCCTCTTCGTGCAGCGCCTTTGCCCCATCCCCATCTCCTGGAATGCACCCCAGGCTCCACCTGGGCCAGGCCCGCATCTGCTGCCTAGCAACGAGTGCGTGGAGCTCTTCAGAACCGCCTACTTCTGCAGAGGTGAGGCTGCTCTCTCTGGGCACCTGAGCTCCCACCCCCTACCTCTTAGTACCCCCTGGGCCCAACTTGGTGGGTCCTGCCACTTCCCTATCTGCCAGCAGATCCTCCATGTAGCCTATGCATGGCACTCCTGCACTTGTGTGGTGCACATCCTGTGTGGCCATATGCCCAGCCTGGCAGCTACCTGGCAGCTATCCTCCAGCCAAGACAATGGAAGAGGTGGTTCAGGTAGAGCCCAGCACAAGAGTGTCGCATCTTGAAGAACACCATCACAGTGAAGCATGCAGTCACTATGTGAAGGTGCACAGAAGAATTGGCACAGAGATTTTGAGCTTCATGGCCTTCTCCTATATACACAGATTTGGGAGAGCTGGCACACATCACACACTCTGGCCCTGGCTGCACTGTCTCTACTACAGCCCAGGCATGCCTTAGGGTTGCACTTCTCTCCCATCCAATTCCAGCTCCTACTCAATTCTAAACCTGACCTTAAGAGTGGGAGCAGGTGTACACGGGTGCAGAGTGTGGGTGTTCCCAGCGCCATGGGTACCCTAGCACTGGAAGGGTGTGAGCAAGCAGCAAAGGTCTGGGCACGTCTGTGTTAGCAGCCAGGGCTGCTGCCTGGGAGGACTCTAAACTCTCCCAGCAGAGAGCTTTTTCAGCTGTGCAGTGATCTACTTCTAAGCACTTATTTGAGGCAGGGGCACCCTTTCCCTATTTGCACACGGGTGAGTAGCATTTAGTTCCAAGTACTTCTGACCTTGCAGCTCCTGCTGTGGCAGGACCCCCTCCTACCTCTCTCCATCATGGGTTTCTCACTATTGCCTCCCTGCCTGTGGCCctctcttctttttgttcttccaACCCTTGACCCTTTCTCTTTCAGACTTGGCCAGGTACTTCCAGGGCCTAGGCCCCCCTCCGAAGTTCCAAGTAACACTGAATTTCTGGGAAGAGAGCCGTGGCCCCAGCCATACTCCACAGAATCTTATCACAGTGAAGGTGAGCTCAGAGCAGGGGCAGAATACCCATCTAATGAGACCGGGGGCAGTGGTACTCCAGGACGCAAAGGGGGTTTCCTAGTGGGGAAGGAGCTCCTGGGGGTGGTGTCTGTCCCTGATGCACTCACTAAGACACTCTTCTCCATCTCTTCCAATACAGATGGAGCAGGCCTTTGCCCGATACTTGCTGGAGGAGACTCCAGAGCAGCAGGCAGCCATTCTGTCCCTGGTGTAGAGCGTGGGGTACCCATCTTCCACCTCACCTCTTTGTTCTTCCTGTCTCCTTTGAAATAGACTCATTCTTCACACGATTGACCTGTCCTCTTTGTGATAATTCTCAATAGTTGTCTGTGATAATTGTATCCTGAAAATCCTCACACACACTGGCTGGTGGAGCACTCAAGGctaattttttatccttttttttttttttttaattttgacataTACACCCTCTTTCATCTGTAAGGGACTGGGAAATTccaaatggtgtgaacccagggggcctcttcctcttccctgacCTCCCAACTCTAAAGACAAGcactgccgggcacggtggctcacgcctgtaatcccagcactttgggaggccaagacgggcggatcacgaggtcaggagatcgagaccatcctggctaacatggtgaaaccccgtctctactaaaaatacaaaaaactagccgggcgaggtggcgggcgtctgtagtcccagctactcaggaggctgaggcaggagaatggcgtgaacccgagaggcggagcttgcagtgagctgagatccggccactgcactccagcctgggcaacagagcgagactccgtctcaaaaaaaaaaaaaaaaaaaaagacaagcactTTATATTTTCCTCTTAGATATTCACtaaggatttaaaataaaattttattgaaagagGAATCAGTATCTGATTTTCTGGGAGAAGAAGGTAGCAGTGGTCACAGATAGAGATGTAAACTTAAAAGTGGGGCACTGGGGTTCTCTTCCTGCTGACATCTCCAgcctttttcctctcctctgcccACAGGTTCTGGCTAATATGCTATCTGGGCCCTGAGGGTCCTGGGCCTGGCACTCTACAGAGGTACCCTCTGGGCAGACAAGATTAGGGAGTGGGTTGGGATAGGCCATCGAAAGGGGCATCAAGCCTTCAGCCAGGCACTATAGCCACCAACTTCACATGGTAAAGTCTGGGCTTCATAGTTCTTGCTAGAAGGCCTCAACATCGGGCCTGAGGT
The Theropithecus gelada isolate Dixy chromosome 7b, Tgel_1.0, whole genome shotgun sequence DNA segment above includes these coding regions:
- the IRF9 gene encoding interferon regulatory factor 9, which produces MASGRARCTRKLRNWVVEQVESGQFPGVCWDDTTKTMFRIPWKHAGKQDFREDQDAAFFKAWAIFKGKYKEGDTGGPAVWKTRLRCALNKSLEFEEVPKRGRMDVAEPYKVYRLLPPVTFSGQPGTQKSPSKQQHSSVSSERKEEEGAMQNCTLSPSVLQESLNNEEEEASGGALHSDIGSSSSSSPEPQEGTDTTEAPFQGDQRSLEFLLPPEPDYSLLLTFIYNGRVVGEAQVQSLDCRLVAEPSGSESSMEQVLFPKPGPLEPTQRLLSQLERGILVASNPRGLFVQRLCPIPISWNAPQAPPGPGPHLLPSNECVELFRTAYFCRDLARYFQGLGPPPKFQVTLNFWEESRGPSHTPQNLITVKMEQAFARYLLEETPEQQAAILSLV